GGGTCTCACTCCAGATTCATGTTTAATAGGCTATTAGCCATTATTGACCCTGTTGAAAACCCATAAACCCACATTGTTTAGCGAGGAAGCTTAAAAGCCCGTTCTTCCGCTTGATAGATTTTCTTTCTCGATTTAGTAAAATAGCTCATGATCTCCTTTTCCCTGATGCGATACTTTTCAGGCACCAGTAAAATCCAATCGTTTGTGTCCTCTGGCACCTGTACAGGCTGGTTGTGTGCATCAAATACGGGAAACTCCCGTAGATAGTTAGGGTTCACCAATATAGATCGTATATTCTGTGAATCCTTGTTTAAGATAAGATTTTTTTGCTGATATTCAAGAACGTCGACAAAGACTGATCCCATTCGATTGAGAATCGGATAGAGATCACCCGCTTGGGCTCCAGTCGTTTTGATGGCGCCATTCTTAAAATCCTCCATGTCATCCCCGGACTCTAGGGGATAAAAGACCCCGTAATCCTTGCTGCGTTCCCAGCTTTTCAGGTTCTCCTGCTTGGTGCGGATTTCGGCATACTGGCTCCAGATCGAAAGGCTATTGAAGAGCAACAGTATGGAGCAACCCGCCTTTAGCAGTGTGTTCAAGGCAAAGATGCCGCCGGTATTCTTCCGGTTCTTAATGGCATCGCTAATCTTGACTCTGGAAATATACACAAACGTTAGAAGTGAACTCGCCATCGCTATGGCAAAGGCTTGTAACTGAGAGAGAAGGGTCCCGCCAACAAACTGTGCGGTGGTATTTGGGATCAACATGGCCACAAGCACGGATGCCGCCGCCGACAAAACAAAAACGACGGTAATCAGCCTGCCGACGATAATAAACCATAGGCGGATG
Above is a window of Effusibacillus pohliae DSM 22757 DNA encoding:
- a CDS encoding ABC transporter permease, translated to MKKILSIFLVFSFVFSFLIAYKQADEEELRKMEKAGEARPFWIPKDPRLANPDEMYPILQEVANESRVNLFRTNIHYKEDDRAEILKYILLTDNTHFFDVFRLKSGRLLTAKDTQQGNSFLSTVDTGDHNQVGIVRDFGANNLITIKPLKAAYESLPVDGQYFVESAGNRAYDTFFKSFVAKVNERFHSSYTTDDFVKNTNDSGGGAVESGTYFLEYIRYMIFVITLLLLIYYIFHESKRIGIMKMHGLSNIRLWFIIVGRLITVVFVLSAAASVLVAMLIPNTTAQFVGGTLLSQLQAFAIAMASSLLTFVYISRVKISDAIKNRKNTGGIFALNTLLKAGCSILLLFNSLSIWSQYAEIRTKQENLKSWERSKDYGVFYPLESGDDMEDFKNGAIKTTGAQAGDLYPILNRMGSVFVDVLEYQQKNLILNKDSQNIRSILVNPNYLREFPVFDAHNQPVQVPEDTNDWILLVPEKYRIREKEIMSYFTKSRKKIYQAEERAFKLPR